A genome region from Populus alba chromosome 5, ASM523922v2, whole genome shotgun sequence includes the following:
- the LOC118061665 gene encoding methylcrotonoyl-CoA carboxylase subunit alpha, mitochondrial isoform X1, whose protein sequence is MASMATILRRKLHNNRHFLIQTRLFSLESSSHDTKTTSRIEKILIANRGEIACRIMRTAKRLGIRTVAVYSDADRDSLHVKSADEAVHIGPPPARLSYLNGSAIVEAAIRTGAQAIHPGYGFLSESSDFATLCEDKGLTFVGPPASAIRDMGDKSASKRIMGAAGVPLVPGYHGSEQDIELMKSEADKIGYPILIKPTHGGGGKGMRIVQSPNEFVDSFLGAQREAAASFGINTILLEKYITKPRHIEVQIFGDKHGNVLHLYERDCSVQRRHQKIIEEAPAPNVMNDFRSHLGQAAVSAAKAVGYHNAGTVEFIVDTVSGQFYFMEMNTRLQVEHPVTEMIVGQDLVEWQISVANGEPLPINQSQVPLLGHAFEARIYAENVPKGFLPATGVLHHYRPVPVSPTVRVETGVEQGDTVSMHYDPMIAKLVVSGENRAAALVKLKDCLSKFQVAGVPTNINFLQKLADHRAFENGNVETHFIEHYKDDLFTDPNNLTRAKETYDNARFSATLVAACLCEKEHSAIKSSVPGTSGLLPIWYSHPPFRAHYQASCTMELEWENEYDGSSSKFFTFSITYQSDGNYLIETEEVNSPGLEVKATLLHNQDFRVETDGVSMDVSLSAYSKDKIKHIHLWHGSHHYHFRQKLELDLSDDNEIQQKTNFETASHPPGTVVAPMAGLVVKVLVTDGTKVEEGQPILVLEAMKMEHVVKAPFTGHVHGLQVTAGQQVSDSSPLFSVKISKTKGEEATVP, encoded by the exons ATGGCGTCAATGGCAACCATCCTCCGTCGAAAACTCCACAACAACAGACATTTCCTTATCCAAACACGACTCTTCTCCCTCGAATCTTCCTCTCACGACACCAAAACTACATCGCGCATAGAGAAAATATTGATTGCAAACAGAGGCGAAATAGCTTGCAGGATCATGCGGACCGCGAAACGCCTGGGGATTCGAACCGTCGCGGTTTACAGTGACGCGGATAGAGACTCGCTCCACGTGAAATCGGCTGACGAGGCGGTCCATATCGGTCCGCCTCCGGCTCGGTTGAGTTATTTGAATGGCTCGGCGATTGTCGAGGCCGCGATTCGTACTGGTGCACAG GCTATTCACCCGGGTTATGGTTTCTTATCCGAGAGTTCTGATTTCGCTACACTATGTGAAGACAAAGGTCTGACTTTTGTCGGACCACCAGCATCGGCAATCCGGGACATGGGTGATAAAAG TGCATCAAAGAGGATAATGGGTGCAGCAGGGGTGCCGCTTGTGCCAGGTTATCATGGCAGTGAACAAGATATTGAACTTATGAAGTCAGAAGCAGATAAGATTGGATACCCTATCTTAATAAAGCCGACGCATGGAGGTGGTGGAAAG GGTATGAGGATAGTTCAAAGTCCAAATGAATTTGTCGACTCTTTTTTGGGAGCACAACGTGAAGCAGCTGCTTCATTTGGTATAAACACAATTCTGCTAGAGAAATATATCACAAAGCCAAGACACATAGAAGTTCAG ATATTTGGGGACAAACATGGCAATGTACTACATTTATATGAAAGGGACTGCAGCGTACAGAGAAGACATCAGAAGATAATTGAAGAAGCTCCAGCT CCAAATGTCATGAACGACTTCCGCTCCCACCTGGGCCAGGCTGCTGTATCTGCAGCCAAG GCAGTTGGTTACCACAATGCTGGCACTGTGGAGTTTATAGTTGACACTGTCTCAGGCCAGTTCTATTTCATGGAGATGAACACCCGCCTTCAG GTTGAGCATCCTGTGACTGAGATGATTGTTGGCCAAGATCTTGTAGAGTGGCAAATATCTGTTGCAAATGGAGAACCACTACCTATTAATCAGTCACAGGTGCCTTTATTGG GGCATGCCTTTGAAGCCCGAATATATGCTGAAAATGTTCCAAAAGGATTTCTTCCTGCAACTGGAGTTCTTCACCATTATCGTCCCGTTCCAGTTTCACCAACAG TTCGGGTTGAGACTGGAGTTGAGCAGGGGGATACTGTTAGCATGCACTACGATCCAATGATTGCAAAGCTTGTTGTCTCAGGAGAAAACCGTGCTGCAGCACTAGTCAAACTAAAGGATTGCTTATCAAAATTTCAG GTTGCAGGTGTGCCAactaatatcaattttcttcaaaaacttGCTGACCATAGAGCATTTGAAAATGGCAATGTGGAGACCCACTTTATTGAACATTATAAAGATGACCTCTTTACTGATCCTAACAATTTAACACGTGCAAAGGAAACATATGATAATGCTAGATTCAGCGCAACCCTGGTAGCTGCATGTCTTTGTGAGAAGGAGCATTCTGCTATAAAGTCCAGTGTCCCTG GGACCAGTGGGTTACTCCCCATATGGTATTCTCATCCTCCTTTTCGAGCCCATTATCAAGCTAGTTGTACCATGGAGCTTGAGTGGGAGAATGAATATGATGGAAGCAGCTCCAAATTTTTTACCTTCTCCATCACTTATCAGTCAGATGGGAACTATCTTATTGAG ACAGAAGAAGTCAATTCCCCTGGTTTGGAAGTCAAGGCAACACTCCTGCACAACCAAGATTTTAGAGTTGAAACTGATGGTGTGAGCATGGATGTTAGTTTATCTGCATATTCCAAG GACAAAATAAAGCACATTCATTTATGGCATGGATCACATCATTATCATTTCAGACAAAAGTTAGAGCTTGACTTGTCTGATGATAATGAAATACAACAGAAGACCAATTTTGAGACTGCATCGCACCCTCCAGGAACTGTGGTGGCTCCCATGGCTGGTTTAGTAGTCAAGGTTCTGGTGACAGATGGAACAAAGGTAGAAGAAGGGCAGCCTATATTAGTACTCGAAGCAATGAAGATGGAG caTGTTGTGAAGGCTCCATTTACTGGGCATGTACATGGGCTTCAAGTGACAGCTGGCCAACAGGTTTCTGATAGCAGTCCCCTCTTCAGTGTCAAG ATAAGTAAGACAAAAGGTGAGGAGGCTACTGTGCCATGA
- the LOC118061665 gene encoding methylcrotonoyl-CoA carboxylase subunit alpha, mitochondrial isoform X2: MASMATILRRKLHNNRHFLIQTRLFSLESSSHDTKTTSRIEKILIANRGEIACRIMRTAKRLGIRTVAVYSDADRDSLHVKSADEAVHIGPPPARLSYLNGSAIVEAAIRTGAQAIHPGYGFLSESSDFATLCEDKGLTFVGPPASAIRDMGDKSASKRIMGAAGVPLVPGYHGSEQDIELMKSEADKIGYPILIKPTHGGGGKGMRIVQSPNEFVDSFLGAQREAAASFGINTILLEKYITKPRHIEVQIFGDKHGNVLHLYERDCSVQRRHQKIIEEAPAPNVMNDFRSHLGQAAVSAAKAVGYHNAGTVEFIVDTVSGQFYFMEMNTRLQVEHPVTEMIVGQDLVEWQISVANGEPLPINQSQVPLLGHAFEARIYAENVPKGFLPATGVLHHYRPVPVSPTVRVETGVEQGDTVSMHYDPMIAKLVVSGENRAAALVKLKDCLSKFQVAGVPTNINFLQKLADHRAFENGNVETHFIEHYKDDLFTDPNNLTRAKETYDNARFSATLVAACLCEKEHSAIKSSVPGTSGLLPIWYSHPPFRAHYQASCTMELEWENEYDGSSSKFFTFSITYQSDGNYLIETEEVNSPGLEVKATLLHNQDFRVETDGVSMDVSLSAYSKDKIKHIHLWHGSHHYHFRQKLELDLSDDNEIQQKTNFETASHPPGTVVAPMAGLVVKVLVTDGTKVEEGQPILVLEAMKMEHVVKAPFTGHVHGLQVTAGQQVSDSSPLFSVKGE, encoded by the exons ATGGCGTCAATGGCAACCATCCTCCGTCGAAAACTCCACAACAACAGACATTTCCTTATCCAAACACGACTCTTCTCCCTCGAATCTTCCTCTCACGACACCAAAACTACATCGCGCATAGAGAAAATATTGATTGCAAACAGAGGCGAAATAGCTTGCAGGATCATGCGGACCGCGAAACGCCTGGGGATTCGAACCGTCGCGGTTTACAGTGACGCGGATAGAGACTCGCTCCACGTGAAATCGGCTGACGAGGCGGTCCATATCGGTCCGCCTCCGGCTCGGTTGAGTTATTTGAATGGCTCGGCGATTGTCGAGGCCGCGATTCGTACTGGTGCACAG GCTATTCACCCGGGTTATGGTTTCTTATCCGAGAGTTCTGATTTCGCTACACTATGTGAAGACAAAGGTCTGACTTTTGTCGGACCACCAGCATCGGCAATCCGGGACATGGGTGATAAAAG TGCATCAAAGAGGATAATGGGTGCAGCAGGGGTGCCGCTTGTGCCAGGTTATCATGGCAGTGAACAAGATATTGAACTTATGAAGTCAGAAGCAGATAAGATTGGATACCCTATCTTAATAAAGCCGACGCATGGAGGTGGTGGAAAG GGTATGAGGATAGTTCAAAGTCCAAATGAATTTGTCGACTCTTTTTTGGGAGCACAACGTGAAGCAGCTGCTTCATTTGGTATAAACACAATTCTGCTAGAGAAATATATCACAAAGCCAAGACACATAGAAGTTCAG ATATTTGGGGACAAACATGGCAATGTACTACATTTATATGAAAGGGACTGCAGCGTACAGAGAAGACATCAGAAGATAATTGAAGAAGCTCCAGCT CCAAATGTCATGAACGACTTCCGCTCCCACCTGGGCCAGGCTGCTGTATCTGCAGCCAAG GCAGTTGGTTACCACAATGCTGGCACTGTGGAGTTTATAGTTGACACTGTCTCAGGCCAGTTCTATTTCATGGAGATGAACACCCGCCTTCAG GTTGAGCATCCTGTGACTGAGATGATTGTTGGCCAAGATCTTGTAGAGTGGCAAATATCTGTTGCAAATGGAGAACCACTACCTATTAATCAGTCACAGGTGCCTTTATTGG GGCATGCCTTTGAAGCCCGAATATATGCTGAAAATGTTCCAAAAGGATTTCTTCCTGCAACTGGAGTTCTTCACCATTATCGTCCCGTTCCAGTTTCACCAACAG TTCGGGTTGAGACTGGAGTTGAGCAGGGGGATACTGTTAGCATGCACTACGATCCAATGATTGCAAAGCTTGTTGTCTCAGGAGAAAACCGTGCTGCAGCACTAGTCAAACTAAAGGATTGCTTATCAAAATTTCAG GTTGCAGGTGTGCCAactaatatcaattttcttcaaaaacttGCTGACCATAGAGCATTTGAAAATGGCAATGTGGAGACCCACTTTATTGAACATTATAAAGATGACCTCTTTACTGATCCTAACAATTTAACACGTGCAAAGGAAACATATGATAATGCTAGATTCAGCGCAACCCTGGTAGCTGCATGTCTTTGTGAGAAGGAGCATTCTGCTATAAAGTCCAGTGTCCCTG GGACCAGTGGGTTACTCCCCATATGGTATTCTCATCCTCCTTTTCGAGCCCATTATCAAGCTAGTTGTACCATGGAGCTTGAGTGGGAGAATGAATATGATGGAAGCAGCTCCAAATTTTTTACCTTCTCCATCACTTATCAGTCAGATGGGAACTATCTTATTGAG ACAGAAGAAGTCAATTCCCCTGGTTTGGAAGTCAAGGCAACACTCCTGCACAACCAAGATTTTAGAGTTGAAACTGATGGTGTGAGCATGGATGTTAGTTTATCTGCATATTCCAAG GACAAAATAAAGCACATTCATTTATGGCATGGATCACATCATTATCATTTCAGACAAAAGTTAGAGCTTGACTTGTCTGATGATAATGAAATACAACAGAAGACCAATTTTGAGACTGCATCGCACCCTCCAGGAACTGTGGTGGCTCCCATGGCTGGTTTAGTAGTCAAGGTTCTGGTGACAGATGGAACAAAGGTAGAAGAAGGGCAGCCTATATTAGTACTCGAAGCAATGAAGATGGAG caTGTTGTGAAGGCTCCATTTACTGGGCATGTACATGGGCTTCAAGTGACAGCTGGCCAACAGGTTTCTGATAGCAGTCCCCTCTTCAGTGTCAAG GGTGAATAG